The DNA region CGAACTACATGGTTTAAAGGAAAGCTTAATTAAGTCTACAAGCGACAAGGACAAACTTATACAGGAATTACAAACAACTCTGCAAAACAAAGATTTAAACATGGAGAACTTAAAACAGGAATACGATTCCAAGCTATCGAAAGTGACAAACCAATGTGACCATTTCAAGCTGGAATCGGAAAGCTCACGTTCccttttgaagaagtatgaaaatgaaataaaaagacAAAGCGTAGATATCAAAGATTTACAGCATCACATCATGGAAAAGGACGATGAATTATCCACGTTGAAAGCTTCAAAGATGATAAATTCCCATCCAAACTATTCTACAGAAGAGTTCAATGAGCTTACCGAAATGAATAAGATTGTTCAAGACCAAGTTCAATATACCAAAGAATTAGAAGTAGCGAACATGCAACAGGCTAATgagctgaaaaaattgaaacagTCGCAAGATTTCTCTACCTTTTGGAAactagaaaatgaaaaattgcaaaataAGCTAAAGCAATTCCACGTACTAGAAAGccaatttgaagatttacAATTAGAAAACATTGATTTGAAATCGAAATTAACGAACTGGGAAATTTATAATGATAACGATgataacgatgatgataagGCTAAAAATAATCTGCAAAGTAATCCCGAAGAGATTATTCGCGACTGGAAACTGACCAAAAAGGAATGCTTAATTTTGACAgacaaaaatgataaactAAGGCTAGATAATAACAACTTAAAACTTCTGAATGATGAAATGGCTTTGGAGAGAAATCAAATATTAGATTTGAACAATAATTATGAGAATAGCATAGTAAATCTGAAGAGATTAAACCACGAACTagaacaacaaaagagCTTGTCCTTTGAAGAATGTCGATTATTGCGAGAACAGTTAGATGATTTGTATTCTGCACAGAATAATGTTTTGTCAGAAACAAATGATTGTAAAACTCATATTCCGGACGCGAATTTAAACGAAGACATGAACAATTTATTGgataaatacaaaaataaaactgaAGATCTAACGAGtgaattaaaaaaattaaacgaTCAGTTGTTATCAAATTCCAATGATGTGGAAActcaaaggaaaaagaggaaGTTAACAAGCGATCAAATAGGCTTAAATTATTCTCAAAGACTTAACGAATTGCAACTTGAAAATGTAAACGTTTCGAGAGAACTAAGTAAAGCGGAAACTACTATCCatctattaaaaaaaaaattagaaaaattgaCCAGTTTAAAGGAGAAAAGAATTCGCATATTACAACTGCGCGATGGTCCATTCATTAGTGATCAATTTGTCAAGAAGAATAAACTACATCTCTTACAGAAGGAAAATTCAGACTTATTGGAGCAActgaaacagaaaaactCTACCATCGAAACGATACCAATTTCTGTCTATGATTCATTGAACTTCGAATTGAAACAAATTGAGCAAGAAACATTCAAGTCAAATAAGAGGTTTTCCAGGCTTAAGCAGgtctttaataaaaaatcattaGAGTTTATTGATGTCGTGAATTCATTACTAGGTTTTAAATTGGAATTCCAGCAGGATGGTCGAGTTaagatattttcttgtttcaaaCCTGAAAGACATTTGATTGCTGACTTAAACGAAAATACTCTGAAATCAAATCTTGATTCAGATATAGAAGGCTGGGATGATCTCATGAATTTATGGGTTGAAGATAGAGGTCAACTCCCCTGTTTTTTAGCAACTATAACATTGCGCCTTTGGGAACAACAACAGACCAAATAATGTACATACACTATTAATAGGTAACATTGATTTATTTACAACAGCAGGATCGCCCACACAATAGGCGTACCTGCGCGCCAAGCATATCCTTTTCCTCTCGCCTTCATCATTGGAAGGACCCTTTgtagttctttttttcggatgaaaaaaactaaaaaaagaaactatgCCAAAGCAAAATATGTGATATACAGTATACAGCCCTTTTGTCAATCGAGGTGAAAAGGCACATATTCCGTAACAGTGAAGTTCCGTAGATGCGTTTATATGAAGGAGAGTAATTCTGATTTGAGGAAACCTTCGGATGTTGCGGCATTATCAATTATCCTTACAGGTTCGGCCTTAACTTTGATCTATACGTATAAAAGGTATCTGACTCAATTTAAAAGGACAAACGATATTCCACAACGCATTTTCCACAAACGATGGCTTTATGGTAAAGTCACATCCGTTGGCGACGGTGAtaatttccattttttccaCATGCCTGGCGGTATAAGAGGCGGATGGGGTTGGTTACGATCCATCCCTCAAATGGTCAAGAACGATCCTACCGCAGAAAAACTTATTAGCGGTGACGAGAACTTGagctttttcaatttgaattGGATCATACATAGAGGATCTAGTAAAAgccaaatacaaaaaactaaaagtcagtttttgaaattaaatGTACCCTAcaagaatagaaaaaacCTACCGACGATTCCCATAAGATTATGTGGAGTCGATGCTCCAGAAAGAGCACATTTCGGTAACCCTGCGCAGCCGTTTGGCAACGAAGCGTTAATCTGGTTACAAAACCGGATTTTAGGTAAAAAATTATGGGTGAAACCTTTGTCTATAGACCAGTATAATCGTTGTGTGGCTCGAGTGTCGTATTGGGACTGGCTAGGTGGTTGGAAAGATTTGAGCTTGGAAATGGTCAAGGATGGATTAGCGGTTGTCTATGAAGGTAAGGTAAATGCAGAATTTGACGGTAGAGAAGATAAATATCGATATTATGAATTTTTGGCGAGGTCTAGGAAAAAGGGACTATGGatccaaagaaaagttgaaaCGCCTGGTGAGTATAAAAAACGTATTTAAATTGCATTTTTCCGATAATCACTTTTTTCATGCATCTTACATATCATATATTCATAAAATTAATACACTTTCACCGGATAAGATCTCttcgtctttttttttcatttttggacaagtaaaatatacataataGCGATGTTGAAAGCCAATTTCTCAACATTTCAAGACGATTCCGtgccttttttcttcttctctaaTTTCAAACATTACTTGCACAGCAACAAATAAACTAGCACTTGCCAAAATGACAAATTTAAAACCTGAAACGGTACAGAACATATCGCTTAGCAATTTCTTAGTACCATCAGAGCCCAAACAAAACCCAAAGAGATTGGCGATCATCATCACCCATATGTTGAAAACACCACCAATCGCACAAACGTGTCTGTACCAGATAGTGTCAGAATAATGAGAGAAAAATTGAGTAGCAAAAATTTCAGgcaaaaggaagagaacGATCAACCAACCCcagaataataattttaaTTGAATATCATGCCATATGGCCACGAAGGAAAAAACGGCTAAAGAGGTTAGGATTCTATTTTTTGAGCCGCCGAGAGGAATGTAAATATAACGGACAACCCATTTATTGTAGCTTCTATGCCAGGCTCTCCAGAACGCCAATGCACTGTAGTTGTTATCCACACACCTGATCATGTTTTCGGGTGTATCGATTCCATCAATAAGAGCCCATAGTCTAAACAATCTCCATGGGATTAAAAGTTTTAGCCAAATAATATTTAAATTGAATAAACCGATCATGGAAATTTGGAAAGGCGTGTCATTTTCCCaagcttttgtttttgaaattgccaCGACGTAAAGGAAGTGCAAGATGAATTCCATAGATAGGATAGCAATAACGAATCTCACTGCATAGTAGAAGATAAACTTAAAATTGATTGATGGCAGAATATGTTTTGACTGGTAAATGTAATCATTAAAAGTTATAATGGGGCCAGCAATGAAAAGTGGAGTGTATGTGACATAGCCTATATAGTTCATCAAACTGTAATCTTGAATCGGGTGAGCTGCGGTTAATCTGGCACGCTCGTCAAGCAAAATGGCTGATTTAGCTTCTTTTGATTCGTAAGTTGGACTCTTCTTAGTTTTAAAATTCTCCCATCTTTCTAAAAAGTCCATATTATAACTCAAGACTCTTAAAAGagtaaaattgaaaaaaacatccCATCTTGGAATAATCCCCCTATACCAGTTATCTAGTGGACtcaaaagagaacaaaCGCTGCCGAATGGATAGGATCTGAAATTGTCGTTGATGAAAAGAGTGGAGATACCGTAAGCCCAAATACTAATTGTGGCTATTTTTCTATGGTTTTTCAACATGTGAGAAAGTGTATACAGTATCAACATATGGGCTAATATTCTCATTGAATTGACACCATGTGCGGCcactaaaaaaatcaaaccaAATATTAGATCAAATcttaattttgaaatattggTTGAATAAATCACAATACGTTTTATGGAGGTATGAGCTATCATTAAAGTCGATAACAGCACAAAATTGTCTCTGAAGAACCTATATTGGGAATCGCTATTATCCACTTTTCTACCAAATAACCAACCTTGGGACAAGAGATGTTCATACCGAGTGTAATTTGGATTGTCTAAAGAACTAGCCTGCAGTCCAGCACGGAACATTAAGGGCACTGCAACTAAAAACACCAAGTAGtagaatttgaattcagtGGTTTTCCATAGCGACGGTTTGGTTGGGGGAAAAGTACCCTTTTGCGATGAGGGTTTGATCCTCGAATCTAAACCTTCTGAAGTGACTAGGGGAGCTAATATGCTAACCAGCGACATCCTTTCGATTGTTCGATATGAAACTTATGCTTGACTGGATATACCCTTTGACCCTTTGTAAGATAATAGTCCAAAAGACCAATAGTAGCTCTATTGTCCTTCAGCTCTCTATGTAGATTTTTGACCCACTTAGCAGATAccatatataaataaatgcACATCTGTGCACCTCATAGTAAGTTGTGAGATTTACAATTCATTGAAGATACATTacattcttcattattcGAAACAAGAGGATCTACTGTAGTGGGAGCATGGGTGAATTAGTTTCTAGTTCTGGTTCTGGCACTTCATTTGGCACTTCCGTTTTGGGCTGAAACTGACCATTCGCAATCAGTAAAATGAGGTACTTTTGGATATACAACAATAATGTCCGCCCAATGCACGGACTCTTTGCCTATAACCCGATCGCATTGGTGAGCGCGTCAAGACATGCGACTGTGTATGTCACAGTTGTATTTGGCCTCTCTATTCATAGCGTGTTTGTTATCTCAACTATCGGACTTTGCCAAAGTCATGTAGAAATACCTTAAAAAGAAGACTAAACgtaattctttattttttttggttcgAACCCGCCAACGGGCTTAAAAGGTATCGccaatatgaaaaaaatagaagcCAAAAAGAACATATGTCAAAACAGGCAGTTCTTCCTATACAAAAGGCAACGCTCCTGTGTCGAAGCGGTGGTAGTTTACTTATTGTACTATAAACGACCAATCATACAAACTAGGCAGGGATGATGTTTTGGTCCTCAAAGACAGGCATCACGTCCAAGTACTCCTTCTCATCATCACCGACTTTTACTGCTGAACCATGGAGCGTTTATACCGGTCGTCCCAAatcgtcgtcttcatcatcgccTTCTAAAGTGTCAATATTCATGTTCGACAAGAAACAGTTCGAGAACTATTTATTGCATTacaacatcatcaaatCCAAATCCGGATCCAGAGATAAAGTACTCATACAAGAAGCTTATGAAATATTAAGAAACCAGGCTAACAATCTGGCAAGGCTCAAACACCCGAATATTTTGACACTAATTGAACCGTTAGAAGAACACAGCAAGAATTTCATGTTTGTTACTGAGTTTGTCACCGGCTCGTTGGAAACCGTGTTTAGAGAGACTGATGACGAAGAGAAAAACTTCTTGCAAGGTCATGTTAAGGATAATATTGTGGTTCAACGAGGAATATTGCAACTAGTGAATGCCCTTGACTTTATTCATAACCGTGCAAGCTTCGTTGACTTAAACATTCAACCTAGGGCAATTTTCATAAATGAAAACTCAGACTGGAAAATTTCCGGCTTGGGCTACTTGGTGAAGATACCACCGGGAACAAACACCTCTGAATATTTTCTACCACAATATGATCCAAGAGTACCCCCCTTTATGCATTTGCAATTGAATTATACAGCTCCAGAGATTATATTTGAGAACACCCTGGCATACAAAAATGactatttttcattagGTTCGCTGATATATTTTCTGTATAGTGGTAAAGATTTATTTCGAACCGAGAATTCAACCACTGAATACAAATCGGAATACGGTaaattcgaaaaaaaaatcagtaCCATGTCATGGGATAATATCTTTAATAAGATTCCACCAAAATTGAGACATTGTTTGCCGAAACTGATGAACAGAGATATTTATTCCAGGTACGATAATATAATGTTAATTTTGGACTCCGAGTTTTTTCAGGACCCTTTAATAAAgactttgaattttctagATGATTTGCCCACGAagaataatgaagaaaagtatGTTTTTCTGGAAGGTCTAATAAACTTACTACCAGACTTTCCCCCAGCGTTgttacaaaagaaattccTGCCAATTTTATTGGAATTGTTGAACCAGTTCTGTGcagaaaaaatagtaaacGATAAATgtgtaaacaaaaatttggatTTAATAGTTAAAATAGGGTCCACTTTATCTCAACTATCCTTTCAAGAGAAGATTTATCCGATTTTACTAAGTGCTACGAATTTCCCAATCCTTCTTAGAAAAGCCACCGTTTGCTTGATCGATAGTTTAGATACGTTAAAGCAAAAAGTCAAACGTTCTGATTTCTTGGAGAGCGTACTAAAGCCACTATTTAGCTATGTCTTACAGGACTCAGAAAGTGAGGTTGCTTTGGTAtcacaagaaaaacttctATTGCAAATCCCGTTAGCTTTAGAAGTGCTAGATTTTCCCACTGTAAAACAGTTCTTGTTACCGTTGCTTTCAGGGCTATTTACCAAGACAACCAGTTTAACAGTGAAAAACACATGTGTGACATGTTTCCAAATTATGATAGAGCAGAAATCCATCGATTCTTACACGTGCTCGGACACTATTCTTCCTTTGTTCAAATCGATGAAAACTAGAGATCCAAGAATTTTATCTAAACTACTAAAACTTTTCGAAACTGTTCCGGTGATAATTACTGATGAAATCATCCTTGTTGACCAAGTGTTGCCTTTGATGTGGAACTACTCCATGGCCTCGACACTAACAAAATCGCAATATTCAGGGTACACAAAGGCCATCAATAAAATGTCCTCAGATATCCAGAAGCATCACATCGCAAAACTAAGTGATAGAACAAACGACAGCGATGGAGATGCCTTCCACAAAGTCATCGAACCAACAGTTCAGAAGAGGGAGGACCCCGAGACAGTAGCGGCTAGGAATATCGAAGTAGCAGCCATGAAACCCGTTAGAAAAGCAACCGCCCCCACTCAGAAAGACACCTCCTTGTCATCCAAAAGCGTTTCTAATGCTCGGCCTTTAAACCCAAAGAGTGTACTGGGCACTAGAGGCTTTTCAACAAGCACACTCAACCCTCCACCACAGACAACACCAAGTGAAACCACTTCCAAGGTCAGAGGTGAAACCGCTTTCAGCGGGACTCCACACACCAAgtttgatgatgaattcaacgaatttcaatctttttcaaGCACGGGCACCACGCATCGAAGTCCCTCGTCATCCAATGTCTGGACGACCAGCACTCCGAGTCCCGTCCCAACGTCTACAAGCAATAACAACCTGCCACCTGggttttcaatttctttgcaaccaaacaaaaaaaaggaaagctCAACTGAAATTCCctctaataataatacgtACGGTTCCTTAATATAGGTTATCAGCAGTGACAGAATAAGTACCCGGAACCAATTCAACGACATACACGCCGAACATTAAGTAGTTTTTGTACTAATAAATAAACTGGATATGCAATCCTCATATCTTGGTACCTTTCTGGGAGGACGCTTGTGCCATGATGCTGTATGTTAACTAAATGTATTACCTGACAATCAaatttgtcattttttttctgacACGGTGCGGGATCAGGGGAACAACTATGTCAGTGAGGGAAAGGTTGAAACAGTCTCAGAGCTAGCGAATTGACTGAACAGCAAGAAAGCAAGCGAAGCTCTATTCGTTGATTGAAAAACGTGACAATCCTCGAGTACCACTACTATCTTTTACAGAAACAGGCAAAGATGGACGTCTCGTTCTTAACTAAAATTGTTCAAATAAATGGAACTCAGTTCAAGATACTACTTCAGAATGGACAAGGTGCGTGTGCGCTGATTGCATTGGCTAACGTTTTATTGATCTCACCCGTCCATGCTCGCTATGCTCTGGGGCTCTCCAATCTGGTGAGAAGCAAAGAAACGGTTACGCTTAATGAGCTTGTGCAAACTCTAGCCGATATCGGTGTTCAAAATCCCAACGGCTCCAATGTTGATAGAGAACAGTTATTACAGATTCTTCCCCAGCTATATAGCGGGCTGAACATTAACCCGGAATTCAATGGGTCTTTCGAAGATGGAATGGAAATGTCAATTTTCAGACTGTATAACGTCGGTATCGTCCATGGCTGGATAATAGATGGAGACAATGATCCTAGCGCTTACGAACATGTCTCCAAATATTCCTATATGGGTGCCCAAAAGGCCTTAGTGCAGTCATATGAGATTCAGAAAAACAATGCTCAATTTGAAAACGCTGAACAAATCCAATCAGACTCAACTTACTTGAAATCCTTTTTGGCGAGGTCTGCCACTCAATTGACTGATTATGGGTTGAATCATctaaaagaaattttagTAGAAAGGTCCTATGCCGTGCTGTTCAGAAATGATCATTTTTGCACACTGTATAAGAATAATAGCGAACTATTTACTTTAGTTACCGACCCGACTTACAGAAACCGCAGGGACATAACTTGGCAATCGCTGAAGTCTGTTAACGGATCTCAAGATGCATTTTATACGGGCAACTTTATTCCTACAAGTCTGGAAAGAACTAATACAACAACTACAGGACAGAATGAATCCTACATCTCCAACCCCTTTAGTGATCAGCACGCAGGTAGAGCAGCCAGTGATCAAGCTAATAGCGGGGCAAGTGGGGTGCAACAGATcgaagatgatgaggaGTTGGCTAGGAGGTTACAAGAGCAGGAAGACATGCGGGCGGCAAACAATATGCAGAATGGTTATGCAAATCGTAGTGGGAACAATCCAAgagaaagatttgaaagacCCGAGAagccttcaaagaaaagcaagTTCCTCTCCCACAACGGAAATAAAGATGGTAAAGACAGGAAAAGAGAcaagttgaagaaaagcTGTGTCATCATGTGAAACGTTATCCCGtcttttgtatttgtatttctttgttatttttttgttccttATAGAATTGCTTTCTCTTACGCCGGAATGCTAGtgctttatttttttttattctgtaATTTGTATATGTGTACTTTCTTTCATCATGTCTTACTCAAACCTATATGTAGTAGCACCTCTTAATAGCATTGTATTtcactattatttttggtcCCGCTTCAAATTAAAACGCTTAAAGAGGAAAGCAACTCCGAACAATACATTGTATCCGAGATTTACCTTTTTTGCAATACTAAAACAATACAGTAACACTACCTATAAGTGGTCAATAGCTTGGGTTTCGTGCTGTAATTTCCAAGCAATACTGGTACTTGTTATTAAGTGAGTGTATGAGAGCAGATAATAAGATAATGGGAGATACAAgaacttttgttttcgCCATAGAGGATACAGAAACCACACAAGGTCTATGTAAAATAATTGGTCGATCCAGTCGTAATGATAAGAAGAGGCTGAGTGGGCCAAATAATCTTTATTTCGATGAACCTGAATTAGGGAAGAGACATGCCATGTTATGTATCAAGAcaccaaaaccaaaaattcaaagtgttCCTTCCATAGAACAAATACGAATCTGTATTCGAGACTTGGATAGTGAAAGTGGTATTGTTAATTTAGAATCTGATGGACCACATGATGAAGTCGATTTAAAAAGTGGCGATATATTTGGCTTGATTGCAGTTGTTAACCGCTCTTTACACGATAGCCAAAATTTAGCCGCCAAgttgatttttcaaatcaaactCGAgtattttgatgaagaaaggGAACTAATCAGGTGCACTATTGCAAATATAACATTTCAGAACAATTCCGTATTGCCCTCTTCCCCGGTTCATTCAAAACTTGCGGACGATAGTGAATCAAGTTGGTATGGTCTATCTGAAGCTAGTATTCAAACTGGAAGTATTCAGGAGTGTTGCGAGACTGGGGCCATAAAGACTCGAGGAGGCAGGTTTTCCGTCCTTAAATTAAGGGAAGAAGACAGCAAGTCGCACCAGAAGGCTGATGGTAACCTTAGAGGGAAGCTTTTGCAAACAAACTCtttccaagaagaaaccaaTACAGATACcacagaaaaagaagaagaagaggacaGAAAGAaggtagaagaagaagaagaagtggaaGAGGACttagaatttgaaatcattAGAGTAAAAAAGATAAGAAGCAGGGCCAAGACGGAACACATGCTCATTTCCTCTTCTAAAATCAAGAGAAATGCGACTTCACCTGGACAATCCAACAGCGCGTGGATATTACTAATAATCATTCTGCTTCTAGATCGCCTACTGTCAAATTAGAGTATCGTCCAGCTATTTAATGCTGTATAGCAACATAAATACTCCATACTAGCTTACCGGAAAtgtattttcctttgtaCATGACTTGTCAAGTTCTCTTTTGCGACGGCCCCCCGCTCTAACCCACCCGAATGAGGAAAGCGTTCAAGTCAAGAAGGAATAGTCATAGCAACTTGTCTTCTCCGCTTCCTTCCCCAAGAGATTTGCAAatctttctcttcctttGTCGATATAAGTTGCTATTATCTAACTGTATACATATAGAATCTAAAGATACGGTAACCAAGAAAGAATGTCTCAACCTATCCAACGTGCTGCAACACGCTCATTTATTCAGAAATACATTAATAAGGAGACTTTGAAATACGTCTTCACCACACACTTCTGGGGGCCAGTATCCAATTTTGGTATCCCAATTGCTGCCATATATGACTTGAAGAAAGATCCAACGCGAATCTCAGGTCCAATGACCTTCGCTTTAATTACCTATTCAGGCGTTTTTATGAAGTACGCTCTTGCAGTGACACCCAAAAACTATTTGCTGTTTGGATGTCACTTGATCAATGAAACTGCACAATTAGGTCAAGGCTATAGATTTGTCAAATACACATACTTCACAACTGACGAGGAGAAAAAGattttagaaaaagaatggaaGGAGAAAGAGAAGCCAAGCAAGTAATAGAAAAGTCTACCAGACCAAAGCAAGTGAATAGAAAAGCACAACGAAAACAAGTGAAAACtagaagaacaaagaatGCCCATACAATCATACGgcttctttctctcttttaCTCTTCCCATATATGCATGCTATAGAACTATTTCTCAATaagttttgttttattttatttagaAAGCCGACTTCAATGCCCAAATAAATAAGGTGATATATCACTAAGTAACTCAAATAAATATGTCTTTATTCAAACAATTCTCTATCAAACGTTTTCTTTCCTCATGCTGGTTATATTTAGTCAGCCTTTCTAAAAAGCTAAAAAAGACCATTTTTTACTAAGAGGTGTTTTCTGCTAACCCCATGGTAAAAACAGACTACTGGAAGGGGGGGGGTTTGGAAATGATTAGACCCTTCGACGCAGCCTAATGATGAGCGACTTATTGGAGGagaatgatgatgaaacgTTTTCGGCGGTTCATTCTCTAACACCTAGTATCAACTCTCAAACGTATGCGATACCTATTACGGAGGAAATGTCCAGCTCTTTCCATGATTCAATCAGTACCAGTAGCAATTCAAGCAGTAATCTTGATAGCGATAGGAGTAGTATTTCTAATGTTGCAGAGGCGCATGAGATGGACAACCACTCTATTGTAGACgaagatttatttttggataaTGATATTCCTCAACCAAGCAATTTATTGCTTACAGATGCTCAAGATCCTGGCCCGATATTCGACGTTTCCAGGTACATCTTCGATTCACTCAAACAATCTATTGACTCTACAGACTTTTCGGAATCTTTATCCCTACAGACCAAGACTTCTGCTATCATAAATTCCAAGAGCTTAGAACTTAAGCAACATATTGATGAAACGAAAATCAGATTAGCTCAATTGCAGGGAAAATTTGAGAACGGGGTAGGtacttcaaaaagaattaaaCATGATCTAGAAACTTCTAGGAAAAACATCGATTACTTAAACTCTGCTTTAAGAATCGATTTCCCCATTGAATTTAATCAGGCGAGAGAGAAAGTACTAGAACGGAAACTGAATGAAGACAATGACTAATAATGTACTGAAACGcatattgttttttaaaggTATGTATAATATATGTAAACATCACTTTGAATAATATTAATGATAAGTGAAAGCAGGTAGctataataataatttacaaagtttttttaattttttattttctcaaTAAACTATTGAGTGGAAAAGGCAAGAGATGAAAAAGTTAAACTCTAATCAAAAgtagttttctttggctttttGGTCAAATCAACATCCTTGAAGAATGAACCATAAGCACTgtgctctttctttttagtGTGAGTACCGAACTTTATCAAATCCTCAGGAACAGGTTGATTAGCACCGTTTAAAACGTTAACTAAACCACCAGCCAAAtgcttttcttgttcgGTGAACAAAGTAT from Saccharomyces eubayanus strain FM1318 chromosome VII, whole genome shotgun sequence includes:
- the KXD1 gene encoding Kxd1p → MMSDLLEENDDETFSAVHSLTPSINSQTYAIPITEEMSSSFHDSISTSSNSSSNLDSDRSSISNVAEAHEMDNHSIVDEDLFLDNDIPQPSNLLLTDAQDPGPIFDVSRYIFDSLKQSIDSTDFSESLSLQTKTSAIINSKSLELKQHIDETKIRLAQLQGKFENGVGTSKRIKHDLETSRKNIDYLNSALRIDFPIEFNQAREKVLERKLNEDND